Proteins encoded by one window of Pseudonocardia alni:
- the proB gene encoding glutamate 5-kinase, which yields MSTRAALGAAKRIVVKVGSSSLTSLTGGLDPARLDALVDALVGRRAAGAQVVLVSSGAIAAGLAPLQLRRRPRDLATQQAAASVGQLLLAHAYSASFARHGQGIGQVLLTADDMIRRSNYRNAQRTLERLLQLGSLPVVNENDTVATAEIRVGDNDRLAALVAHIVGADALVLLSDVDGLYDGHPRDPGTSLITEVDDPAELAGVSVTRPGSGLGTGGMATKVEAAAMASAAGIPVLLTSADRIADALATTEDGPEVGTVFRAAGTRMGARRFWLRHAADVRGALDLDDGAVEAVRRRRRSLLAAGVHGVSGDFDAGDVVELLAPGGRAIARGVVSYDATELPHMIGRRTRELPPEQRRELVHADDLVLL from the coding sequence GTGAGCACGCGCGCCGCACTGGGTGCGGCGAAGCGGATCGTGGTGAAGGTCGGGTCGTCGTCGCTGACGAGCCTGACCGGTGGTCTCGACCCGGCCCGGCTCGACGCCCTGGTCGACGCCCTGGTGGGGCGTCGCGCCGCCGGTGCGCAGGTCGTGCTCGTCTCCTCGGGGGCGATCGCGGCCGGCCTCGCGCCGCTGCAGCTGCGACGCCGGCCGCGTGACCTGGCGACCCAGCAGGCCGCCGCGTCGGTCGGGCAGCTGCTGCTCGCCCACGCCTACTCGGCGTCGTTCGCCCGGCACGGGCAGGGCATCGGGCAGGTGCTGCTCACCGCCGACGACATGATCCGCCGCTCGAACTACCGCAACGCCCAGCGCACGCTGGAGCGGCTGCTGCAGCTCGGGTCGCTTCCGGTGGTCAACGAGAACGACACCGTCGCCACCGCCGAGATCCGGGTGGGCGACAACGACCGGCTCGCCGCGCTCGTCGCGCACATCGTCGGCGCCGACGCGCTCGTGCTGCTCTCCGACGTCGACGGCCTCTACGACGGCCACCCGCGCGACCCCGGGACGTCGCTGATCACCGAGGTCGACGACCCGGCCGAGCTCGCGGGGGTCAGCGTCACCCGCCCCGGGTCGGGACTGGGCACCGGCGGCATGGCCACCAAGGTCGAGGCGGCCGCGATGGCGTCGGCGGCCGGGATCCCGGTGCTGCTGACCTCCGCCGACCGGATCGCCGATGCCCTGGCCACCACCGAGGACGGCCCGGAGGTCGGCACCGTGTTCCGCGCCGCCGGGACCCGGATGGGTGCCCGCCGGTTCTGGCTGCGGCACGCCGCCGACGTCCGTGGGGCCCTCGACCTCGACGACGGCGCGGTCGAGGCCGTCCGCCGCCGTCGTCGCTCGCTGCTCGCCGCCGGGGTGCACGGCGTGTCCGGTGACTTCGACGCCGGCGACGTCGTCGAGCTGCTCGCCCCCGGTGGACGGGCCATCGCACGGGGTGTCGTCTCCTACGACGCGACCGAGCTGCCGCACATGATCGGCCGCCGGACCCGCGAGCTGCCGCCCGAGCAGCGGCGCGAGCTCGTCCACGCGGACGACCTCGTTCTGCTCTAG
- a CDS encoding methyltransferase domain-containing protein: MSADRARSALVASLVRDGRVRTSAVRAALETVPRHLFLPALDPGGAYADVAVPIKIDDGVTVSSVSQPSMVAIMLEQLEAGPGHRVLEIGAGAGWNAALLAELVGPDGAVTTLDIDDDLVAGARANLDAAGFDDVDVVVGDGALGYPPAAPYDRIQLTVGSTGVRPEWVAQLAPGGRLLLPLTVRGSQLSVAFVHTAPGRLHSRSVRSCAFVRLRGEGADPGAEVALPDGRWRVQPACGSDDADVPDPRALARATTGAGSDRPVAAAGTVADLWDGLGLWCAVADPGVVRLFGPAEGGAAPALFDLGGVRATLGLVAGDGCAVLLANPEATVRACGPDGDRAAERLAGLVAGWVDAGRPHAADLRIEAVVPSLAGPGGGAERGSVVDRAGPADVVVDGAGTRLTLRWGPATA; this comes from the coding sequence ATGTCGGCCGACCGCGCCCGTTCCGCGCTGGTCGCGTCCCTGGTCCGCGACGGCCGGGTGCGCACCTCCGCGGTCCGCGCGGCACTGGAGACGGTGCCGCGCCACCTGTTCCTGCCGGCCCTCGACCCCGGCGGGGCCTACGCCGACGTCGCCGTCCCGATCAAAATCGACGACGGCGTCACGGTCAGCTCGGTCTCCCAGCCGTCGATGGTCGCGATCATGCTGGAACAGCTGGAGGCCGGGCCGGGACACCGGGTGCTGGAGATCGGTGCGGGGGCCGGCTGGAACGCGGCGCTGCTGGCGGAGCTGGTCGGTCCGGACGGGGCCGTGACCACCCTCGACATCGACGACGACCTGGTCGCCGGGGCCCGGGCGAACCTGGACGCCGCCGGGTTCGACGACGTCGACGTCGTCGTCGGGGACGGGGCGCTCGGGTACCCGCCCGCGGCGCCCTACGACCGGATCCAGCTGACCGTCGGCTCCACCGGCGTTCGGCCGGAGTGGGTCGCCCAGCTCGCGCCCGGCGGCCGGCTGCTGCTGCCGCTCACGGTGCGCGGCAGCCAGCTGTCGGTGGCGTTTGTCCACACCGCTCCGGGACGGCTGCACTCGCGGTCGGTGCGCAGCTGCGCGTTCGTCCGGCTGCGCGGGGAGGGTGCCGACCCGGGCGCCGAGGTCGCGCTGCCGGACGGCCGGTGGCGGGTGCAGCCCGCCTGCGGCTCCGATGACGCCGACGTCCCGGACCCGCGGGCGCTGGCCCGCGCGACCACGGGTGCGGGCTCCGACCGGCCGGTGGCAGCGGCGGGCACGGTGGCGGATCTGTGGGACGGGCTCGGGCTGTGGTGCGCGGTCGCCGACCCGGGGGTGGTGCGGCTGTTCGGCCCGGCCGAGGGTGGGGCGGCACCGGCGCTGTTCGACCTCGGTGGTGTCCGCGCGACGCTGGGCCTGGTCGCGGGCGACGGGTGCGCGGTGCTGCTGGCGAACCCGGAGGCGACGGTGCGGGCCTGCGGGCCGGACGGTGACCGCGCCGCCGAACGGCTGGCCGGGCTGGTCGCGGGGTGGGTCGACGCGGGCCGGCCGCACGCGGCGGACCTGCGGATCGAGGCGGTCGTCCCGTCGCTCGCCGGTCCCGGTGGCGGTGCGGAGCGCGGGTCCGTTGTGGACCGGGCCGGGCCGGCGGACGTGGTGGTGGACGGCGCGGGTACCCGGCTGACGCTGCGCTGGGGTCCGGCCACGGCCTGA
- a CDS encoding DUF4333 domain-containing protein, producing the protein MNATLRSLARLGLIAAATSTVLFGTTACSLASVPADSVEQQIVSKLGAQGVSLDNGKADCATDLDATVGASRTCEFHSGGQPVGAVVTVTAVDGDTVSFDITTEPRPVPKALLQDTVGSLVAQNAGVPIDATTCDGDLAPTTGQAVGCRVTSDEDSIDVRATVTEVQGGLVNFDVEQV; encoded by the coding sequence ATGAACGCCACCCTGCGCAGCCTCGCCCGGCTCGGCCTCATCGCCGCGGCGACGAGCACAGTCCTGTTCGGCACCACGGCCTGCAGCCTCGCCTCCGTCCCGGCGGACAGCGTCGAGCAGCAGATCGTCAGCAAGCTGGGCGCGCAGGGCGTCTCCCTCGACAACGGGAAGGCCGACTGCGCCACCGACCTCGACGCGACCGTCGGGGCGAGCCGGACCTGCGAGTTCCACTCCGGTGGCCAGCCGGTCGGCGCCGTCGTCACCGTCACCGCCGTCGACGGGGACACCGTCTCCTTCGACATCACCACCGAGCCCCGCCCGGTGCCGAAGGCGCTGCTGCAGGACACCGTCGGCTCGCTCGTCGCGCAGAACGCCGGCGTCCCGATCGACGCCACCACCTGCGACGGCGACCTCGCCCCCACCACCGGCCAGGCCGTCGGCTGCCGCGTCACCTCCGACGAGGACTCGATCGACGTCCGCGCGACCGTGACCGAGGTCCAGGGCGGTCTGGTCAACTTCGACGTCGAGCAGGTCTGA
- a CDS encoding BTAD domain-containing putative transcriptional regulator: MSGPAVPAEAVPPQASSLQLSVLGGVRASRDGDDLALGGPRPRALLAALVVAAGRPATEDLLIDAVWDSEPAPASKQALHTYVARLRGVLEPGRSARGAATVLVRGSGGYALAVRPEQVDVWAMRELAARGATALAQRRPHEAVSVLDLALATGDGTPFGDLADRAFLAAEVAALTELRAGIREDRAAAALATGEDVTLLDDLAALTAEYPLRERAWELRARALYRAGRQADALAVLRTARDLLAEELGVDPGPGLAATERAVLAHDPELLHRAPAADAPAPAAGATRRPLPVPSTALLGRDDDLAGLRAALDAHRLVTVVGPGGVGKTRVALAVAADTGGPVWWTELADLAPGTSGALLAPVVAEAAGVLTAQGADQLAAALAGTPGLLVLDNCEHVLDAVAELLTTLLPECPGVRVVATSREPVDLPGEQLLELAPLSPAAAEQLFLDRASAAAPGVAPTGDDRARVAEVCARLDGLPLAVELAAARSRTLSVGEIADALDDRFSLLVGAGRGTPARHRSLEHTIALSVDDLGPADRWLFGALSVFTGGFDSAAAADVAGVPVRDGLATLVAKSLVGVDTGAPGPRRFALLESLRAFGDTLLDDAAHTAARTAHRRWVLDVVTEADAAWLGHDAARWFGRVRAEQPNVRAAFGAALADGSTAAVDDALRLAGVLGWYWYRFGRVAEGIGWATAALAAAGPDADPEAVGLAHFASGPLRYLAGDPAGAAADVAAGLERMDPARHPTKVARGLAFRAYLAAAADPAAAQALLGEALAVSRAAGDGPGESETLMAAGHLARLGGDTATALDVLRSAVAVARRAGHGFADGSSRWHLVKTLLDRGDPAALDEAESLVRFLGGEPDVTSWLVAVHALAGALGQSGDGVRGALLLGAVSAVGGEVGYRPEEMDPQDSERNVALVRAALGGSAERYATAFTEGVAGGRAAIAAVLDELGDGGTVATRVVGRSA, encoded by the coding sequence ATGTCCGGTCCTGCCGTGCCTGCGGAGGCGGTCCCCCCGCAGGCGTCGTCACTGCAGCTCTCGGTCCTCGGTGGTGTGCGGGCGAGCCGTGACGGCGACGACCTGGCGCTCGGCGGGCCGCGCCCGCGGGCGCTGCTCGCCGCGCTCGTCGTCGCCGCCGGGCGTCCGGCCACCGAGGACCTGCTCATCGACGCCGTCTGGGACTCCGAACCCGCCCCGGCCTCGAAGCAGGCGCTGCACACCTACGTCGCCCGGCTGCGGGGTGTCCTGGAGCCCGGCCGCTCGGCCCGCGGGGCCGCGACGGTACTGGTCCGCGGCAGCGGCGGCTACGCCCTGGCCGTCCGGCCCGAGCAGGTCGACGTGTGGGCGATGCGCGAGCTCGCCGCCCGCGGCGCGACCGCGCTGGCGCAGCGACGCCCGCACGAGGCGGTGTCCGTGCTGGACCTGGCGCTGGCCACCGGCGACGGCACCCCGTTCGGCGACCTCGCCGACCGCGCCTTCCTGGCCGCCGAGGTGGCCGCGCTGACCGAGCTGCGCGCCGGGATCCGCGAGGACCGGGCCGCCGCCGCGCTCGCCACCGGCGAGGACGTGACGCTGCTCGACGACCTGGCCGCGCTCACCGCCGAGTACCCGCTGCGCGAGCGCGCGTGGGAGCTGCGGGCCCGCGCGCTCTACCGCGCCGGGCGCCAGGCCGACGCCCTCGCCGTCCTGCGGACCGCGCGGGACCTGCTCGCCGAGGAGCTCGGCGTCGACCCGGGGCCCGGACTCGCCGCGACCGAGCGGGCGGTGCTCGCCCACGACCCGGAGCTGCTGCACCGGGCCCCCGCCGCCGACGCCCCGGCGCCCGCCGCCGGGGCCACCCGCAGGCCGCTGCCGGTGCCGTCGACGGCGCTGCTCGGCCGCGACGACGACCTCGCCGGGCTGCGCGCCGCCCTCGACGCCCACCGGCTCGTCACCGTCGTCGGCCCCGGCGGGGTGGGCAAGACCCGCGTCGCGCTGGCCGTCGCCGCCGACACGGGCGGTCCGGTGTGGTGGACCGAGCTCGCCGACCTCGCCCCGGGGACCTCCGGCGCGCTGCTCGCCCCCGTCGTCGCCGAGGCCGCCGGGGTGCTCACCGCCCAGGGCGCCGACCAGCTCGCCGCCGCCCTGGCCGGCACCCCCGGCCTGCTGGTGCTCGACAACTGCGAGCACGTCCTCGACGCCGTCGCCGAGCTGCTCACCACGCTGCTGCCCGAGTGCCCCGGCGTGCGGGTGGTCGCGACCAGCCGCGAGCCCGTCGACCTGCCCGGTGAGCAGCTGCTGGAGCTCGCGCCGCTGTCCCCCGCCGCGGCCGAGCAGCTGTTCCTGGACCGCGCGTCGGCCGCGGCGCCCGGCGTGGCCCCCACCGGCGACGACCGGGCCCGCGTCGCCGAGGTCTGCGCCCGGCTCGACGGGCTCCCGCTGGCCGTCGAGCTGGCGGCCGCCCGCAGCCGCACCCTGTCGGTCGGGGAGATCGCCGACGCCCTCGACGACCGGTTCTCCCTGCTCGTGGGGGCCGGCCGGGGCACCCCCGCCCGGCACCGGAGCCTGGAGCACACCATCGCGCTGTCGGTCGACGACCTCGGCCCGGCCGATCGGTGGCTGTTCGGGGCGCTGTCGGTGTTCACCGGCGGGTTCGACTCGGCCGCGGCCGCCGACGTCGCCGGGGTGCCGGTCCGCGACGGGCTGGCCACGCTCGTCGCGAAGTCCCTGGTCGGCGTCGACACCGGCGCACCGGGCCCCCGCCGGTTCGCGCTGCTGGAGTCCCTGCGTGCCTTCGGCGACACCCTGCTCGACGACGCCGCGCATACGGCGGCCCGCACCGCGCACCGGCGCTGGGTCCTCGACGTCGTCACCGAGGCCGACGCCGCCTGGCTCGGCCACGACGCGGCCCGCTGGTTCGGGCGGGTCCGAGCCGAGCAGCCGAACGTGCGGGCCGCGTTCGGGGCCGCGCTCGCCGACGGGAGTACCGCCGCGGTCGACGACGCGCTGCGCCTGGCCGGGGTGCTGGGCTGGTACTGGTACCGCTTCGGCCGGGTCGCCGAGGGCATCGGGTGGGCCACCGCCGCGCTGGCCGCGGCCGGGCCGGACGCCGACCCGGAGGCCGTCGGGCTGGCGCACTTCGCCTCCGGTCCCCTGCGCTACCTGGCCGGTGACCCGGCCGGTGCGGCCGCCGACGTCGCCGCCGGGCTGGAACGGATGGACCCGGCCCGGCACCCGACGAAGGTCGCCCGCGGGCTCGCGTTCCGGGCCTACCTGGCCGCGGCGGCCGACCCGGCGGCCGCACAGGCCCTGCTGGGCGAGGCACTCGCGGTCTCGCGCGCGGCCGGGGACGGCCCCGGTGAGTCCGAGACGCTGATGGCCGCCGGGCACCTCGCGCGCCTCGGCGGGGACACGGCGACGGCGCTGGACGTGCTGCGGTCCGCGGTGGCCGTCGCGCGGCGGGCCGGGCACGGGTTCGCCGACGGGTCCTCGCGCTGGCACCTGGTGAAGACCCTGCTCGACCGCGGCGACCCGGCCGCGCTGGACGAGGCGGAGTCGCTCGTGCGGTTCCTCGGTGGCGAGCCCGACGTGACGTCCTGGCTGGTCGCGGTGCACGCCCTCGCGGGCGCGTTGGGGCAGTCCGGGGACGGCGTACGGGGCGCCCTGCTGCTGGGGGCGGTGTCCGCGGTCGGCGGCGAGGTCGGCTACCGGCCCGAGGAGATGGACCCGCAGGACTCCGAGCGCAACGTCGCCCTGGTCCGGGCCGCGCTCGGCGGCTCGGCGGAGCGGTACGCCACCGCGTTCACCGAGGGCGTCGCGGGTGGGCGGGCGGCGATCGCCGCAGTCCTCGACGAGCTCGGTGACGGCGGCACCGTCGCCACCCGGGTGGTGGGCCGGAGCGCCTGA
- a CDS encoding nitroreductase/quinone reductase family protein: protein MNAGHRLLIRLTGGKVGHSAMGMPVVELTTRGRRSGEPRTVLLTAPVHGDGSYVVVASRGGDDRHPAWFLNLRADPDVEVAVQGGPRVPMRARIADPADRATLWPQIAGKYRNYAGYQRSTTREIPLVHLEPRG, encoded by the coding sequence ATGAACGCGGGCCACCGTCTGCTGATCCGGCTGACCGGTGGGAAGGTCGGCCACTCGGCGATGGGGATGCCCGTCGTCGAGCTGACCACCCGCGGCCGGCGCTCCGGCGAGCCGCGCACGGTGCTGCTCACGGCACCGGTCCACGGTGACGGGAGCTACGTCGTCGTCGCCTCCCGGGGCGGCGACGACCGCCACCCCGCCTGGTTCCTCAACCTGCGTGCGGACCCGGACGTCGAGGTCGCCGTGCAGGGCGGGCCACGCGTGCCCATGCGCGCCCGGATCGCCGACCCGGCCGACCGCGCGACGCTCTGGCCGCAGATCGCCGGGAAGTACCGCAACTACGCCGGCTACCAGCGCAGCACCACCCGGGAGATCCCGCTGGTCCACCTGGAGCCGCGCGGCTGA
- a CDS encoding ABC transporter substrate-binding protein, protein MSQSQARRIPVLVVVLAAVLLLAGCGGPAAAPAPAPAGTGDGTFPVTLTHAFGETTVPAPPTRVVALGANDLAVAQTLGAPVVGAVRNPAGSTPHLPYLAPLPAEVLSIPAEQTTVDPEQIAAFRPDLILATSAYQIADRATYDRLARIAPTVVYPRTLYGSPMQDDARLIGRALGREAEVEELIGDADRRVAEVRDRLPGLVGKTYLYGQARGEVLPMVVGEQNLSTVFMRSLGLQVPESFRSAPASDALAPGTVGVSYEEVSRLSEADLLLMTFAAAGDRATFEGNELVRRVRAVRDGTYTALTLDQAVALQAPNVVSTGWLIDQLRPSLEKIAATG, encoded by the coding sequence ATGTCGCAGAGCCAGGCCCGTCGGATCCCGGTCCTCGTCGTCGTCCTCGCCGCCGTGCTGCTGCTCGCCGGGTGCGGCGGGCCGGCGGCCGCCCCCGCACCCGCCCCGGCCGGCACCGGCGACGGCACCTTCCCGGTCACGCTGACCCACGCGTTCGGGGAGACGACGGTCCCGGCGCCGCCGACCCGGGTGGTCGCGCTCGGCGCGAACGACCTCGCGGTGGCGCAGACGCTCGGTGCCCCCGTCGTCGGTGCGGTACGGAACCCGGCCGGGTCCACCCCGCACCTTCCCTACCTCGCCCCGCTCCCCGCCGAGGTGCTGTCGATCCCGGCCGAGCAGACGACCGTCGACCCGGAGCAGATCGCCGCCTTCCGGCCGGACCTGATCCTCGCGACGAGCGCTTACCAGATCGCCGACCGGGCGACCTACGACCGGCTCGCCCGGATCGCGCCGACCGTGGTCTACCCGCGGACGCTCTACGGCTCCCCCATGCAGGACGACGCGCGCCTGATCGGCCGGGCACTGGGCCGGGAGGCCGAGGTCGAGGAGCTCATCGGTGACGCGGACCGACGGGTCGCCGAGGTCCGCGACCGGTTGCCCGGCCTCGTGGGGAAGACCTACCTCTACGGACAGGCCCGCGGCGAGGTGCTGCCGATGGTCGTCGGCGAGCAGAACCTGTCGACGGTGTTCATGCGGTCGCTGGGCCTGCAGGTCCCGGAGTCCTTCCGGTCCGCACCGGCGTCGGACGCGCTGGCCCCCGGGACCGTCGGCGTCTCCTACGAGGAGGTCTCCCGGCTCTCCGAGGCCGATCTGCTCCTGATGACCTTCGCCGCCGCCGGTGACCGCGCCACGTTCGAGGGCAACGAGCTGGTCCGGCGGGTGCGCGCGGTCCGTGACGGCACCTACACCGCCCTCACCCTCGACCAGGCCGTCGCCCTGCAGGCCCCCAACGTGGTCTCCACCGGGTGGCTGATCGACCAGCTGCGGCCGTCGCTGGAGAAGATCGCCGCCACCGGCTGA
- a CDS encoding RecQ family ATP-dependent DNA helicase — MTTASSTDLRERAETVLQQLAGPQARLREDQWRAIEALVAQHRRALVVQRTGWGKSAVYFVATALLRAQGAGPTVIVSPLLALMRNQIDAAIRSGIVAVTVNSANADEWDAVYADIANGDVDVLLVSPERLNNPDFRDRVLPELAASAGMLVVDEAHCVSDWGHDFRPDYRRLRTLIAELPSGIPVLATTATANDRVVTDVSEQLGMGRDQQDTLVLRGSLDRESLRLAVVRLPSPARRLAWLAARLDEMPGAGIVYTLTVQAADDVAEFLRERGVAVRSYSGRTDPEDRLAAESDLMENRVKALVATSALGMGFDKPDLGFVVHLGAPASPVAYYQQIGRAGRALDRAEVVLLPGREDRDIWAYFASLAFPPEPLVRQTLAVLSDRPQSTASIETRVDLSRTRLEMLLKVLDADGAAKRVKGGWVATGREWVYDTERHERVNSARRSEQQAMLDYIATTECRLVFLRRQLDDPDPTPCGRCDTCTGTVWSDEVSADGEQAAAERLTRPGIEVAPRKMWPSGMKDIGVPLSGRIGAGEQAASGRAIGRLSDIGWGTRLRELVTGGDDPVPADVLDALVRVLAGWGWEQRPVGVVGIGSRTRPHQLDHLARRIAEIGRLPLLGTLSPAGERPAATENSAQRLAAVWEGLDSATVPDLSGVDGPVLLVDDVVDSGWTMTVAARALRRAGAPEVLPLVLAVDG; from the coding sequence GTGACCACCGCATCGAGCACCGACCTGCGCGAGCGCGCCGAGACCGTCCTGCAGCAGCTGGCCGGCCCGCAGGCCCGGCTGCGCGAGGACCAGTGGAGGGCGATCGAGGCGCTCGTCGCCCAGCACCGCCGCGCGCTGGTCGTGCAGCGCACCGGCTGGGGCAAGTCCGCGGTCTACTTCGTGGCGACCGCGCTGCTGCGCGCTCAGGGCGCCGGGCCGACGGTGATCGTGTCGCCGCTGCTGGCGCTGATGCGCAACCAGATCGACGCCGCGATCCGCTCCGGGATCGTGGCGGTCACGGTGAACTCGGCGAACGCCGACGAGTGGGACGCGGTCTACGCCGACATCGCGAACGGCGACGTCGACGTGCTGCTCGTGTCCCCGGAGCGGCTCAACAACCCCGACTTCCGGGACCGGGTGCTGCCGGAGTTGGCGGCGAGCGCGGGGATGCTGGTGGTCGACGAGGCGCACTGCGTCTCCGACTGGGGCCACGACTTCCGCCCGGACTACCGGCGGCTGCGCACGCTGATCGCCGAGCTGCCGTCGGGGATCCCGGTGCTGGCGACCACGGCGACGGCGAACGACCGGGTCGTCACCGACGTGTCCGAGCAGCTCGGCATGGGGCGCGACCAGCAGGACACCCTGGTCCTGCGCGGCTCGCTGGACCGCGAGTCGCTGCGCCTGGCGGTGGTCCGGCTCCCGAGCCCGGCGCGGCGGCTGGCCTGGCTCGCGGCCAGGCTCGACGAGATGCCCGGCGCCGGGATCGTGTACACGCTCACCGTCCAGGCGGCCGACGACGTCGCCGAGTTCCTGCGCGAGCGCGGTGTCGCCGTGCGCTCCTACTCCGGGCGCACCGACCCCGAGGACCGCCTGGCCGCCGAGTCCGACCTGATGGAGAACCGGGTGAAGGCCCTGGTCGCGACCTCCGCGCTGGGCATGGGCTTCGACAAGCCCGACCTCGGGTTCGTCGTGCACCTCGGCGCGCCCGCCTCGCCGGTCGCCTACTACCAGCAGATCGGTCGTGCCGGGCGTGCCTTGGACCGGGCCGAGGTGGTGCTGCTGCCCGGCCGCGAGGACCGCGACATCTGGGCCTACTTCGCGTCGCTGGCGTTCCCGCCCGAGCCGCTGGTCCGCCAGACCCTCGCCGTGCTGTCGGACCGGCCGCAGTCCACTGCCTCGATCGAGACCCGGGTCGACCTGTCCCGCACCCGGCTGGAGATGCTGCTCAAGGTCCTCGACGCCGACGGCGCCGCGAAGCGGGTCAAGGGCGGCTGGGTCGCGACCGGCCGGGAGTGGGTCTACGACACCGAGCGACACGAGCGCGTGAACTCCGCCCGCCGGTCCGAGCAGCAGGCGATGCTCGACTACATCGCGACCACCGAGTGCCGGCTGGTGTTCCTGCGCCGCCAGCTCGACGACCCGGACCCGACGCCGTGCGGGCGCTGCGACACCTGCACCGGCACCGTCTGGTCCGACGAGGTGTCCGCCGACGGCGAGCAGGCCGCCGCCGAGCGCCTGACCCGGCCCGGGATCGAGGTCGCGCCGCGGAAGATGTGGCCGTCCGGGATGAAGGACATCGGGGTCCCGCTGTCCGGGAGGATCGGCGCGGGCGAGCAGGCCGCGTCCGGCCGGGCGATCGGACGGCTGTCCGACATCGGGTGGGGCACCCGGCTGCGCGAGCTCGTGACCGGCGGCGACGACCCGGTGCCGGCCGACGTGCTCGACGCGCTGGTCCGGGTGCTCGCCGGGTGGGGCTGGGAACAGCGCCCGGTGGGCGTGGTCGGGATCGGCTCACGCACCCGCCCGCACCAGCTCGACCACCTCGCCCGGCGGATCGCCGAGATCGGCAGGCTGCCGCTGCTCGGCACCCTGTCCCCCGCCGGCGAGCGCCCCGCGGCGACCGAGAACTCCGCCCAGCGCCTGGCCGCGGTGTGGGAGGGGCTCGACAGCGCGACCGTGCCGGACCTGTCCGGGGTGGACGGGCCGGTGCTGCTGGTCGACGACGTCGTCGACTCGGGCTGGACGATGACGGTCGCCGCGCGGGCGCTGCGGCGGGCCGGGGCTCCGGAGGTGCTGCCGCTCGTGCTGGCCGTCGACGGCTGA
- a CDS encoding AAA family ATPase gives MSSDSPAHRPVFGSVADVTARLADAGYLASTAVATTVFLADRLGKPLLVEGPAGVGKTELAKAVAAATESGLVRLQCYEGIDEARALYEWNHAKQLLRITAGQRGDDGADWDATRDDVFSEEFLLPRPLLTAIRRTDPTVLLIDEIDKADVEVEGLLLEVLSDFQVSIPELGTVTANRRPFVLLTSNSTRELSEALKRRCLFLHLDFPDADLERRIVLTRVPELTEQLTDALVRTVRVLRAMELRKAPSVAETIDWGRTLLALGLDTLDDDAVRATLGVVLKHRSDADKAAAELRLN, from the coding sequence GTGTCGTCCGACAGCCCCGCCCACCGCCCGGTCTTCGGCTCCGTGGCGGACGTGACCGCCCGGCTCGCCGACGCCGGCTACCTGGCCTCGACCGCCGTCGCGACGACGGTGTTCCTCGCGGACCGGCTCGGCAAGCCGCTGCTCGTCGAGGGCCCCGCAGGCGTCGGTAAGACCGAGCTGGCCAAGGCCGTGGCCGCGGCGACGGAGTCCGGGCTGGTCCGCCTGCAGTGCTACGAGGGCATCGACGAGGCCCGCGCGCTCTACGAGTGGAACCACGCCAAGCAGCTGCTGCGGATCACCGCCGGTCAGCGCGGTGACGACGGCGCGGACTGGGACGCCACCCGCGACGACGTGTTCTCCGAGGAGTTCCTGCTCCCGCGCCCGCTGCTCACCGCGATCCGGCGCACCGACCCGACCGTGCTGCTGATCGACGAGATCGACAAGGCCGACGTCGAGGTCGAGGGCCTGCTGCTGGAGGTCCTGTCCGACTTCCAGGTCTCCATCCCCGAGCTGGGCACGGTCACCGCGAACCGGCGCCCGTTCGTGCTGCTGACCTCGAACTCCACCCGTGAGCTGTCCGAGGCGCTCAAGCGCCGCTGCCTGTTCCTGCACCTGGACTTCCCCGACGCCGACCTGGAGCGGCGGATCGTGCTCACCCGCGTCCCGGAGCTGACCGAGCAGCTCACCGACGCCCTGGTGCGCACCGTGCGGGTGCTGCGCGCGATGGAGCTGCGCAAGGCCCCCAGCGTCGCCGAGACGATCGACTGGGGCCGCACCCTGCTCGCCCTGGGCCTCGACACCCTCGACGACGACGCCGTCCGCGCCACCCTCGGTGTCGTGCTGAAGCACCGCTCGGACGCCGACAAGGCCGCCGCCGAGCTGCGGCTGAACTGA